Proteins encoded together in one Desulfovibrio sp. Huiquan2017 window:
- a CDS encoding ABC transporter substrate-binding protein: MKRIVLLACALVLCASTAFAGTPVKVAHATWVGYGPLYIAKELGYFDKEGLDVDLVIIEDEAQYAAALASGNIDGLGNVLDREVIHYAKGTPEVVVFGMDESSGGDGVVASGEIKTVADLKGKTVGLDKSSTSYFFFLSILAKYGVDEKDINIMEMGASDAGAAFVAGRIDAAVTWEPWLTNAGQREGGHVLVSSKDMPKTIVDVFVLNADYVKAHPEVPAKMTRCWNQAVAWYAQNPDKGNEIMAKAMGLETQEMADMAAGVTFIGKDDNKAFFDKSKANSVYAVAERAIAFWKSKGIITKDVSVDALISSDYVNAD; the protein is encoded by the coding sequence ATGAAACGCATTGTCCTGTTGGCCTGCGCACTCGTTCTCTGTGCTTCCACTGCCTTTGCGGGTACGCCCGTGAAGGTGGCCCACGCCACCTGGGTCGGTTACGGCCCGCTATATATCGCAAAGGAACTCGGTTACTTCGACAAGGAAGGCCTGGACGTGGACCTGGTCATCATCGAGGATGAAGCCCAGTACGCCGCGGCGTTGGCCTCCGGCAACATCGACGGTCTGGGCAACGTGCTCGACCGCGAGGTCATCCATTACGCCAAGGGCACCCCCGAGGTCGTGGTCTTCGGCATGGACGAATCCTCGGGCGGCGACGGCGTGGTCGCCTCGGGCGAGATCAAGACCGTGGCCGACCTCAAGGGCAAGACCGTGGGCCTGGACAAGTCTTCCACCTCCTATTTCTTCTTTTTGTCCATCCTGGCCAAATACGGCGTGGATGAGAAGGACATCAACATTATGGAAATGGGCGCCTCCGACGCGGGAGCCGCCTTTGTGGCCGGGCGCATCGACGCCGCCGTGACCTGGGAGCCCTGGCTGACCAATGCGGGCCAGCGCGAGGGCGGCCACGTGCTCGTCTCCTCCAAGGACATGCCCAAGACCATAGTGGACGTGTTCGTGCTCAACGCCGATTACGTCAAGGCGCATCCCGAGGTGCCCGCCAAGATGACCCGATGCTGGAATCAGGCCGTTGCCTGGTATGCGCAGAATCCGGACAAGGGTAACGAGATCATGGCCAAGGCCATGGGCCTCGAAACCCAGGAAATGGCCGACATGGCCGCGGGCGTGACGTTCATCGGCAAGGACGACAACAAGGCCTTCTTCGACAAGTCCAAGGCCAACAGCGTGTATGCGGTCGCCGAACGGGCCATCGCCTTCTGGAAGTCCAAGGGCATCATCACCAAGGACGTGTCCGTGGACGCGCTCATCAGCTCCGACTACGTCAACGCGGACTAG
- a CDS encoding ABC transporter permease: MKLGIPTVRRGAWLAAASLSVVFGVWAALAYTGSVKPLFLPPPHKVLLSFGEMYREGILFSYTWDSIYRVMVGWSLAAVTAVPLGLLIATSRRAAHMVAPVMEFARYLPVVALVPLTLLYFGIGDAQKFAIIFLGTFFQLVLMVADSVSSVPADLSRAAATLGANRMQTYRLVLFPGALPGIMDDLRITVGWAWTYLVVAELVAANSGLGYMILRAQRFLAIDRIFAGLIIIGVLGLLTDYLFKLFGRIITPWSERR, translated from the coding sequence ATGAAATTGGGAATTCCGACGGTGCGGAGAGGGGCGTGGCTGGCGGCCGCGTCCCTGTCCGTCGTTTTTGGCGTCTGGGCCGCCCTGGCCTATACCGGCTCGGTCAAGCCCCTGTTCCTGCCGCCGCCGCACAAGGTCTTGCTGTCCTTTGGCGAGATGTACCGGGAAGGGATTCTCTTCTCGTACACTTGGGACAGCATCTACCGCGTCATGGTCGGCTGGTCCCTGGCGGCCGTGACGGCCGTGCCCCTGGGGTTGCTCATCGCCACCTCGCGGCGTGCCGCGCACATGGTCGCTCCGGTCATGGAGTTCGCCCGCTACCTGCCGGTGGTGGCCCTGGTCCCCCTGACCTTGCTCTATTTCGGCATCGGCGACGCGCAGAAATTCGCCATCATCTTCCTGGGGACCTTCTTCCAGTTGGTGCTGATGGTCGCCGACAGCGTGTCCTCGGTGCCCGCCGACCTGAGCCGGGCCGCGGCCACATTGGGCGCGAACCGCATGCAGACCTATCGGCTGGTCCTGTTCCCCGGCGCGTTGCCGGGCATCATGGACGACCTGCGCATCACCGTGGGCTGGGCCTGGACCTACCTGGTGGTGGCCGAGCTGGTGGCCGCCAATTCCGGCTTGGGCTACATGATCCTGCGCGCCCAGCGTTTCCTGGCCATTGACCGGATCTTCGCCGGGCTGATCATCATCGGCGTGCTCGGCTTGCTGACCGACTACCTGTTCAAGCTGTTCGGGCGCATCATAACCCCCTGGAGCGAGAGGCGATGA
- a CDS encoding ABC transporter ATP-binding protein: MTMLSIDNLGKVFDSNKGEVTALEDINLTVDRGELAVIVGPSGCGKSTLLNIVAGLERASSGAAVLEGSPITGPGADRGMVFQSYTLFPWLTVRKNVEFGLRLKGVAPAKRARIARKYIELVGLAEFENALPKELSGGMKQRVAIARVLANSPVMLLMDEPFGALDAQTRLLLQELLLDVWRKESSTILFITHDIDEAILLADNVYIMSRRPGRIKARVPVDIPRPRDHKASLTPEFSRVKSQIMDLLWEEIAAG; encoded by the coding sequence ATGACCATGCTTTCCATCGACAACCTGGGCAAGGTCTTCGACTCCAACAAGGGGGAGGTGACCGCGCTGGAGGACATCAACCTGACCGTGGACCGGGGCGAACTGGCGGTCATCGTCGGGCCGTCCGGCTGCGGCAAGTCCACCCTGCTGAATATCGTGGCCGGGCTGGAACGGGCCTCTTCGGGCGCGGCCGTGCTCGAAGGCAGTCCCATCACCGGGCCCGGCGCGGACCGGGGCATGGTCTTCCAGTCCTACACGCTCTTCCCCTGGCTGACCGTGCGCAAAAACGTGGAGTTCGGCCTGCGCCTCAAGGGCGTGGCCCCGGCGAAACGCGCGCGGATCGCCCGCAAATACATTGAGCTGGTCGGCCTGGCCGAGTTCGAGAACGCCTTGCCCAAGGAGCTTTCGGGCGGCATGAAGCAGCGCGTGGCCATCGCCCGTGTGCTGGCCAACAGCCCGGTCATGCTGCTCATGGATGAACCGTTCGGGGCCCTGGACGCCCAGACCCGGCTGCTGTTGCAGGAGCTGCTGCTGGACGTCTGGCGCAAGGAGTCGAGCACCATTCTGTTCATCACCCACGACATCGACGAGGCCATCCTGCTGGCCGACAACGTCTACATCATGTCCAGACGGCCGGGGCGCATCAAGGCCCGCGTACCCGTGGACATTCCCCGCCCCCGGGACCACAAGGCCTCGCTGACCCCGGAGTTCTCCCGGGTCAAGTCGCAGATCATGGACCTCCTTTGGGAGGAGATCGCGGCGGGGTAG
- the fdnG gene encoding formate dehydrogenase-N subunit alpha: MKCDRRRFLKLTASSAACLSLAQLGVSLTPIKSYAAGLKIDGAKEVLTVCPFCSVSCFAIGYVKNGKLVSVEGDPDYPINEGSLCAKGAAMFSMTTSHHRVQKPMYRAPYSDKWEEKSWDWMVERIARKVKETRDKEFVAKNKAGRQVNRLESMFLMGTSHASNEECALTHQFARGLGVVHMDHQARVCHSSTVAALGESFGRGAMTNHWIDIKNADAILIMGSNAAEHHPISFKWVLRAKDKGATVMHVDPKFSRTSARSDFHVPLRSGTDIAFLGGMIKYILDNEKYFKEYVTEYTNASLIVGKDFGFKDGLFSGYDPKTRSYDKSKWNLEFDADGVPKRDKTLQDPRCVFQLLKEHYSRYSLDKVSSTTGVPEKTLLRVYETYAATGTGTKAGTVLYALGWTQHTVGVQNIRTSGIIQLLLGNIGIAGGGINALRGEPNVQGSTDHALLYHILPGYMAMPCDEWDSYATYNKANTPISNDPQSANWWQHKPQYFASLLKGWFGDNANAENGYCYELLPKVDKGGDYSYLFMFDRMFRGEMTGGFFMGLNPMNSVPNTNKIRKAMDNLDWVVCAELHNSETTDNWHRPGVDPKKVKTEFFLLPSAHRLEKGGSVTNSGRWLLWHAQAVPPQFEARPFGEMYVPIMNKIRELYAKEGGTFPDPVLKLDWPAKFDPKDLCQRINGRFTRDTVVKGKQYKKGQLVPSFVALGDDGSTSSLNWLYCGSWTEEDGNKCLRRDPKQTPMQEKIGLYPNWSWCWPVNRRILYNRASVDLNGKPFNPDKAVIEWKDGKWIGDVPDGGWPPMATGKGKYPFIMHTHGLGHLFGPGRQDGPFPEHYEPVETPVKSNLFSKQLNSPVYKFVSSSMDVLSEPANPKYPIVLTTYSLTEHWCGGGETRNVPNLLEAEPQLYVEMSPELAKEKGISNGDVIIVESIRGRVEAVAMVTVRMRPLKVHGRIIHEIGMPYCFGWTTPGSGDSTNRLTPSVGDPNTTIPEYKASCVNIRKADKTTELATP, encoded by the coding sequence ATGAAATGTGACCGCCGGAGATTTTTGAAGCTCACTGCCTCATCGGCAGCGTGTCTTTCCCTGGCCCAACTCGGCGTCAGCCTGACGCCGATCAAGAGCTATGCCGCCGGGCTGAAAATCGACGGGGCGAAGGAAGTGCTCACCGTCTGTCCGTTCTGCTCCGTGAGCTGTTTTGCCATCGGCTACGTCAAGAACGGCAAACTGGTCAGCGTCGAGGGCGACCCGGACTACCCCATCAACGAAGGTTCCCTGTGCGCCAAGGGCGCGGCCATGTTCAGCATGACCACCAGCCATCACCGGGTGCAGAAGCCCATGTATCGCGCTCCGTACAGCGACAAGTGGGAGGAGAAGAGCTGGGATTGGATGGTTGAGCGCATCGCCCGCAAGGTCAAGGAGACCCGGGACAAGGAATTCGTGGCCAAGAACAAGGCCGGCCGTCAGGTCAACCGTCTGGAATCCATGTTCCTGATGGGCACGTCCCACGCCAGCAACGAGGAGTGTGCCCTGACCCACCAGTTCGCCCGCGGACTCGGCGTGGTCCATATGGACCACCAGGCGCGCGTCTGCCATAGCTCCACCGTGGCCGCGCTTGGCGAGAGTTTCGGCCGGGGGGCCATGACCAATCACTGGATCGACATCAAGAACGCCGATGCGATCCTGATCATGGGCAGCAACGCCGCCGAGCACCATCCCATCTCGTTCAAGTGGGTGCTCCGGGCCAAAGACAAGGGTGCCACGGTCATGCATGTGGACCCGAAGTTTTCGCGCACCTCTGCCCGGTCCGATTTCCACGTGCCCCTGCGCTCGGGCACGGATATCGCCTTTTTGGGCGGCATGATCAAATACATCCTCGACAACGAGAAGTACTTCAAGGAATACGTCACCGAGTACACCAATGCCTCGCTTATCGTGGGCAAGGACTTCGGATTCAAGGACGGCCTGTTCTCGGGGTATGATCCCAAGACCCGCTCCTACGACAAGAGCAAATGGAACCTGGAGTTCGACGCCGACGGCGTGCCCAAGCGGGACAAGACCCTTCAGGACCCGCGCTGCGTGTTCCAATTGTTGAAGGAGCACTACTCGCGCTATTCGTTGGACAAGGTCTCCTCGACCACGGGCGTGCCGGAGAAGACCCTGCTGCGCGTGTATGAGACCTATGCGGCCACGGGCACCGGCACCAAGGCCGGAACCGTGCTCTACGCCCTGGGCTGGACCCAGCACACCGTGGGCGTGCAGAACATCCGCACCTCGGGCATCATCCAGCTCCTGCTCGGCAACATCGGCATCGCGGGCGGCGGCATCAACGCCCTGCGCGGCGAGCCCAACGTGCAGGGGTCCACGGACCATGCCCTGCTTTATCACATCCTGCCCGGCTACATGGCCATGCCGTGCGACGAGTGGGACAGCTATGCGACCTACAACAAGGCCAACACCCCGATCAGCAACGATCCGCAGTCCGCCAACTGGTGGCAGCACAAGCCCCAGTACTTCGCCTCCCTGCTCAAGGGCTGGTTCGGCGACAACGCCAATGCCGAAAACGGCTACTGTTACGAGCTGTTGCCCAAGGTGGACAAGGGCGGAGACTATTCCTACCTGTTCATGTTCGACCGCATGTTCCGGGGCGAGATGACCGGCGGCTTCTTCATGGGACTGAACCCCATGAACAGCGTGCCCAACACCAACAAGATCCGCAAGGCCATGGACAACCTGGACTGGGTCGTCTGCGCCGAGCTGCACAACTCCGAGACCACGGACAACTGGCACCGTCCGGGTGTTGATCCCAAGAAGGTCAAGACCGAGTTCTTCCTGCTTCCGTCGGCCCACCGGCTGGAAAAGGGCGGCTCGGTGACCAACTCCGGCCGGTGGCTGCTGTGGCACGCCCAGGCCGTTCCGCCCCAGTTCGAGGCGCGGCCTTTCGGCGAGATGTACGTCCCCATCATGAACAAGATCCGCGAGCTCTACGCCAAGGAGGGCGGGACATTCCCCGATCCGGTGCTCAAGCTCGACTGGCCCGCGAAGTTCGATCCCAAGGATTTGTGCCAGCGCATCAACGGCCGTTTCACCCGCGACACCGTGGTCAAGGGCAAGCAATACAAGAAGGGGCAGCTGGTACCGTCCTTCGTGGCCCTGGGCGACGACGGCTCGACCTCCAGCCTGAACTGGCTCTACTGCGGCAGTTGGACGGAGGAGGACGGCAACAAGTGTCTGCGCCGCGATCCGAAGCAGACCCCCATGCAGGAGAAGATCGGCCTGTATCCCAACTGGTCCTGGTGTTGGCCGGTTAACCGGCGCATCCTGTACAACCGCGCCTCGGTGGACCTCAACGGCAAGCCGTTCAATCCAGACAAGGCCGTCATCGAGTGGAAGGATGGCAAGTGGATCGGCGACGTGCCCGACGGCGGTTGGCCGCCCATGGCCACCGGCAAGGGCAAGTACCCGTTCATCATGCATACGCACGGCCTGGGCCATCTCTTCGGGCCGGGTAGGCAGGACGGTCCCTTCCCCGAGCATTACGAGCCGGTGGAGACCCCGGTGAAGAGCAACCTGTTCTCCAAGCAGTTGAACAGCCCGGTCTACAAGTTCGTTTCGAGTTCCATGGACGTGCTCTCCGAACCCGCCAACCCGAAGTATCCCATCGTGCTGACCACCTACAGCCTGACCGAACATTGGTGCGGCGGCGGCGAAACCCGAAACGTGCCCAACCTGCTTGAGGCCGAGCCGCAACTGTACGTGGAGATGAGCCCGGAATTGGCCAAGGAGAAGGGCATCAGCAACGGCGACGTGATCATCGTCGAATCCATCCGGGGCCGGGTGGAGGCGGTGGCCATGGTCACCGTGCGCATGCGCCCGCTCAAGGTGCACGGCCGGATCATCCACGAAATAGGCATGCCCTACTGCTTCGGCTGGACCACGCCCGGCAGCGGCGACTCCACCAATCGGCTGACGCCGTCGGTGGGCGACCCGAACACGACCATTCCGGAGTACAAGGCGAGTTGCGTGAATATCCGCAAGGCGGACAAGACCACTGAACTGGCCACCCCGTAA
- a CDS encoding 4Fe-4S dicluster domain-containing protein — protein MSKTILIDTSRCTACRGCQIACKEWHGLPANKTYQVGWGSHQNPQDLNPNNYKLVRFSENLDNGVVRWNFFPDQCRHCEIAPCKETGDMYIEEAIVQDEKTGAILYTDKTKGFSKEQFEEIRESCPYNIPRRQEQTGLMVKCTMCNDRIHNGMPPACVKSCPTGAMQFGERADMLKFARERLAVLKKDWPEAMLADPDSVNVIFLLIDKPEHYHKYAVAQANIGPLTKQQFLATLARPFKAMKG, from the coding sequence ATGTCCAAAACCATACTGATTGATACCTCCCGTTGCACGGCGTGCCGCGGGTGCCAGATAGCCTGCAAGGAGTGGCACGGGCTCCCGGCCAACAAGACCTACCAGGTCGGCTGGGGCAGCCACCAGAATCCGCAGGACCTGAACCCCAACAACTACAAACTCGTCCGGTTCAGCGAGAACCTGGACAATGGGGTGGTGCGCTGGAACTTCTTCCCGGACCAGTGCCGCCACTGCGAGATAGCGCCGTGTAAGGAAACCGGCGATATGTACATCGAGGAGGCCATCGTCCAGGACGAGAAGACCGGGGCGATCCTCTACACGGACAAGACCAAGGGATTCAGCAAGGAGCAGTTCGAGGAAATCCGCGAATCCTGCCCCTACAACATCCCCAGGCGGCAGGAGCAGACCGGGCTCATGGTCAAGTGTACCATGTGCAACGATCGCATCCACAACGGCATGCCGCCCGCCTGCGTCAAGTCCTGTCCCACCGGGGCCATGCAGTTCGGCGAACGCGCGGACATGCTCAAATTCGCCCGTGAGCGCCTGGCCGTACTCAAGAAGGACTGGCCCGAGGCCATGTTGGCGGACCCGGATTCGGTGAACGTCATCTTCCTGCTCATCGACAAGCCCGAGCATTACCACAAGTATGCCGTGGCCCAGGCCAACATCGGCCCGTTGACCAAGCAGCAGTTCCTCGCCACCCTGGCGCGTCCCTTCAAAGCCATGAAAGGGTAA
- a CDS encoding formate dehydrogenase accessory sulfurtransferase FdhD: MTTSLLRLPTIPPLFAPEPASRSCTMPLRRLREGRLVDGEDLVAVEAELRVRVQNGPDAILSRTPGDDLNLVVGHLFCAGLIEGPGEVERIGFSCRAPSRADVILHGSPVIRPVPELPAARIEPEGLFRLKEVFERRQNLFRNTGSTHAAALFSLDGRLFSFGEDVGRHNAFDKAVGRALLEGTLGRAAIAMLSSRIAAEMAGKAARAGIPVLCGFSAATTSGVAVALERGITLVGRLRGRSFDVYANAWRLTEA, translated from the coding sequence ATGACCACATCGCTCCTGCGCCTCCCGACGATTCCCCCGCTCTTCGCCCCGGAACCAGCCTCGCGGTCGTGTACCATGCCCCTGCGGCGATTGCGGGAGGGGCGGCTGGTGGACGGAGAGGATCTCGTCGCCGTGGAGGCGGAGCTTCGGGTGCGTGTCCAGAACGGCCCCGACGCGATCCTGTCCCGGACTCCCGGGGACGACCTGAATCTGGTCGTGGGCCATCTTTTCTGCGCCGGCCTGATCGAGGGGCCGGGGGAGGTGGAGCGCATCGGTTTTTCCTGCCGCGCCCCGTCTCGCGCGGACGTGATTTTGCACGGCTCTCCGGTCATCCGCCCGGTCCCGGAACTTCCCGCCGCGCGGATCGAGCCCGAGGGACTGTTTCGGCTGAAGGAGGTCTTCGAGCGCCGCCAGAATCTCTTTCGCAACACCGGCTCCACCCACGCGGCGGCGTTATTCTCCCTGGACGGGCGGCTGTTTTCCTTCGGCGAGGACGTGGGGCGGCACAACGCCTTCGACAAGGCTGTGGGCCGGGCCCTGCTTGAAGGGACTCTTGGCCGGGCGGCCATCGCCATGCTTTCCTCGCGGATCGCCGCGGAGATGGCGGGCAAGGCGGCCCGGGCGGGCATCCCGGTGCTGTGCGGCTTTTCCGCCGCCACCACGTCGGGCGTGGCCGTGGCTCTGGAACGGGGCATCACCCTGGTGGGCCGTCTGCGCGGGCGTTCCTTCGATGTCTACGCCAACGCCTGGCGGCTGACGGAGGCGTAG
- a CDS encoding efflux RND transporter permease subunit, translating to MSEFFIKRPIFAWVIAIVIMLAGLLALDTLSISQYPDIAPTSVRVNCNYPGADAKTVENSVTKVIEQGMTGIDNLDYMTSTSTSTGESEITLTFTNAANPDVAQMQVQNKLQQVTSQLPDVVENNGVSVTKSSASFLMVIGFVSSDGSMSSVDIADYVDSSLNDTLKRVKGVGDTQLFASAYAMRIWLNPDKLAGYSLMPGDVAKAIEAQNTQISAGQLGGLPAVKGQQLNATITARSRLQTADQFRNIILKSSANGSIVRLSDVAEVELGAESYTTNGLYNGMPSAGLAIKLATGANAIQTAEAVEAAIAKLSPTFPRGIEVVYPYDTTPFVKLSIADVIETLIEAIILVFLVMFLFLQNIRATFIPTIAVPVVLLGTFAVLSVAGYSINTLTMFAMVLAIGLLVDDAIVVVENVERVMATEGLSPREATRKSMKEISGALVGIATVLSAVFVPMAFFGGSVGVIYRQFSLTIVSAMILSVLVALILTPALCASILRPVNHNKPLCCFRWFNRWFDRSTEAYHDGTAWILQRTGRCLIIFLLLTAAMGWMFAKLPSSFLPMEDQGILIASAQLPVGATEERTQRVLDKVTKYFRTQEKEAVEGVFTTVGFSFSGAGQNVGIAFIRLKPFEERHSPALSAQAVAGRAMGAFSQIHEARIFALAPPAIHGMGTSNGFDFFLQDIKGAGHEKLMQVRNQFLGMATQSPLLSNTRPNGQEDQPQYHIDIDPEKASALGLSFSDINTTLSTAWGSDYVNDFIDRGRVKPVYLQGDAQFRMQPSDVNRWFVRNDKGGMVPFASFASGRWAYDSPRLERYNGSSAVEIQGQAARGVSSGDAMKEVARLVSQLPAGFNLQWTGLSAQEELSGNQAAPLYALSILVVFLCLAALYESWSIPFAVILAVPVGIFGALLAATLFGQSNDVYFKVGLLTTIGLAAKNAILIVEFAVAQQEQGAGVIEATLTAARLRLRPILMTSFAFILGVTPLAVASGAGSGAQNSVGIGVMGGMIAATVLGIFFIPLLYVGLRKVFKFKPTEHFDDEPAPVKPDTPVYPDGAA from the coding sequence ATGTCCGAATTTTTCATCAAACGGCCCATCTTCGCCTGGGTCATCGCCATCGTCATCATGCTCGCGGGCCTGCTGGCCCTCGACACCCTGTCCATTTCCCAGTACCCGGACATCGCGCCCACCTCGGTACGGGTCAACTGCAATTACCCCGGCGCGGACGCCAAGACCGTGGAGAACTCGGTGACCAAGGTCATCGAGCAGGGCATGACCGGCATCGACAACCTCGACTACATGACCTCCACGTCCACCTCTACGGGAGAGTCGGAGATCACTCTGACCTTCACCAACGCGGCCAACCCCGACGTGGCCCAGATGCAGGTCCAAAACAAGCTCCAGCAGGTCACCTCGCAACTGCCGGACGTGGTCGAAAACAACGGCGTCAGCGTGACCAAGTCCTCGGCCAGCTTCCTCATGGTCATCGGCTTCGTGTCTTCGGACGGCAGCATGTCCTCGGTGGACATCGCCGACTACGTAGACAGCTCCCTGAACGACACCCTGAAGCGCGTCAAAGGCGTGGGCGACACCCAGCTCTTCGCCTCGGCCTACGCCATGCGCATCTGGCTCAACCCGGACAAGCTGGCCGGATATTCGCTCATGCCCGGCGATGTGGCCAAGGCCATCGAAGCGCAAAACACCCAGATCTCCGCAGGCCAGCTCGGCGGCCTGCCCGCCGTGAAGGGCCAGCAGCTCAACGCCACCATCACCGCCCGCAGCCGCCTGCAAACGGCCGATCAATTCCGCAACATCATCCTGAAGAGTTCCGCCAACGGCTCCATCGTCCGCCTGTCCGACGTGGCCGAGGTCGAACTCGGGGCCGAAAGCTATACCACCAACGGCCTGTACAACGGCATGCCGTCGGCGGGCCTGGCCATCAAGCTGGCTACCGGCGCCAACGCCATCCAGACCGCCGAGGCCGTGGAAGCGGCCATCGCCAAGCTCTCGCCGACTTTCCCCCGGGGCATCGAGGTGGTCTATCCCTACGACACCACCCCGTTCGTCAAGCTGTCCATCGCCGACGTGATCGAGACGCTGATCGAGGCCATCATCCTGGTCTTCCTGGTCATGTTCCTCTTCCTGCAGAACATCCGGGCCACCTTTATCCCGACCATCGCCGTGCCCGTGGTCCTGCTCGGAACCTTCGCGGTGCTCTCGGTGGCCGGGTATTCCATCAACACCCTGACCATGTTCGCCATGGTCCTGGCCATCGGCCTGCTCGTGGATGACGCCATCGTGGTGGTGGAAAACGTGGAACGCGTCATGGCCACCGAGGGGCTCAGCCCGCGCGAGGCCACGCGCAAGTCCATGAAGGAAATCTCCGGGGCCCTGGTGGGCATCGCCACGGTCCTGTCCGCGGTCTTCGTGCCCATGGCCTTCTTCGGCGGGTCCGTGGGCGTCATCTACCGCCAGTTCTCCCTGACCATCGTCTCGGCCATGATCCTTTCGGTCCTGGTGGCCCTGATACTGACCCCGGCCCTGTGCGCCTCCATCCTGCGGCCCGTGAACCACAATAAGCCGCTTTGCTGCTTCCGCTGGTTCAACCGCTGGTTCGACCGCTCCACCGAGGCCTACCACGACGGCACGGCCTGGATTCTACAGCGCACCGGCCGCTGCCTGATCATCTTCCTGCTCCTCACGGCAGCCATGGGCTGGATGTTCGCCAAGCTGCCGAGTTCGTTCCTCCCCATGGAGGACCAGGGCATCCTCATCGCCAGCGCCCAGCTCCCGGTGGGTGCCACCGAGGAGCGCACTCAGCGGGTCCTGGACAAGGTAACCAAGTATTTCCGCACCCAGGAAAAAGAGGCCGTGGAGGGCGTCTTCACCACCGTGGGTTTCAGCTTCAGCGGTGCGGGCCAAAACGTGGGCATCGCCTTCATCCGGCTCAAGCCCTTCGAGGAACGGCATTCCCCGGCCCTGTCGGCCCAGGCCGTGGCCGGCCGCGCCATGGGCGCGTTTTCGCAGATCCACGAAGCCCGCATCTTCGCCCTGGCCCCGCCCGCCATCCACGGCATGGGCACGTCCAACGGCTTCGACTTCTTCCTCCAGGACATCAAGGGCGCCGGGCATGAAAAACTCATGCAGGTGCGCAACCAGTTCCTGGGCATGGCCACCCAGAGCCCGCTGCTGTCCAACACCCGTCCCAACGGCCAGGAGGACCAGCCGCAGTACCATATCGACATCGACCCGGAAAAGGCCAGCGCCCTGGGGCTCTCCTTCTCGGACATCAACACGACCCTGTCCACAGCCTGGGGCAGTGACTACGTCAACGACTTCATCGACCGGGGCCGCGTCAAGCCCGTGTATTTGCAGGGCGACGCGCAGTTCCGCATGCAGCCGAGTGACGTGAACCGCTGGTTCGTGCGCAACGATAAAGGCGGCATGGTCCCGTTCGCGTCCTTCGCCTCGGGTCGGTGGGCCTACGACTCCCCCCGGCTGGAGCGCTACAACGGTTCATCGGCCGTTGAGATCCAGGGCCAGGCGGCCCGGGGGGTCAGCTCCGGCGACGCCATGAAGGAAGTCGCCCGGCTCGTCTCCCAGTTGCCCGCTGGCTTCAACCTCCAGTGGACCGGGCTGTCGGCCCAGGAGGAACTCTCCGGCAACCAGGCCGCGCCCCTCTACGCCCTGTCCATCCTGGTGGTCTTCCTCTGCCTGGCGGCTCTGTATGAAAGCTGGTCCATCCCGTTCGCGGTCATCCTCGCGGTGCCCGTGGGCATCTTCGGCGCCCTGCTGGCGGCCACCCTCTTCGGCCAGAGCAACGACGTCTACTTCAAGGTCGGCCTGCTGACCACCATCGGCCTGGCCGCCAAGAACGCCATTCTCATCGTGGAGTTCGCCGTGGCCCAACAGGAACAGGGAGCCGGAGTCATCGAGGCCACTCTGACCGCCGCGCGACTCAGGTTGCGGCCCATCCTGATGACCTCCTTCGCCTTCATCCTCGGCGTGACCCCCCTGGCCGTGGCTTCGGGCGCGGGCTCGGGCGCGCAGAACTCCGTGGGTATCGGCGTCATGGGCGGCATGATCGCAGCCACCGTGCTGGGAATCTTCTTTATTCCCCTGCTCTACGTGGGGCTGCGCAAGGTCTTCAAGTTCAAACCCACCGAGCACTTCGACGACGAGCCCGCACCGGTCAAGCCGGACACGCCGGTTTACCCGGACGGCGCGGCCTAG